The following are encoded together in the Arenicella xantha genome:
- a CDS encoding SLC13 family permease, whose product MLNLRSHLLLGPIMALSLYTILLSNGLNHSACATAAITLLTAWWWATEALPIPATSLLPFTLFPLMGVLDHKTAASGLGSHIIMLMLGGFMMAKALERTGAHQRFAVLILRRVGPNSAKRLVAAFMLSGALLSMWVSNTATCLMLMPIALACLKQVNQPKLTAPLIIAIAYTCSIGGIATLVGTPPNVIFAGVFVEVIGREFGFLDWMKIGVPVVLVLLPVTWLWLTRNVSGECSVTLPNATPWSNDEKRVVWVFALIVFLWIFRSQPFGGWTGLLDASGIGDSTVALLGAALMFVVRSERGGGLLDWPTARSIPWSILLMFGAGITIAKAFFESGLADLIGAQMSGVVGALPIYVVMLMICLGITFFTEINSNLATTTLVLPILAATAASTGMAPELLMIPATISASCAFMLPVATAPNAIAYATEQISVRQMLREGLVLNILFAFIISALCYVIL is encoded by the coding sequence ATGTTAAACCTACGAAGCCATCTACTACTGGGGCCAATTATGGCGCTGAGCTTATACACCATTCTGCTCAGCAATGGGCTGAACCACTCGGCCTGCGCGACCGCTGCGATCACGCTACTGACCGCTTGGTGGTGGGCTACCGAGGCATTACCAATTCCAGCCACCTCGCTATTGCCATTCACCTTATTCCCGCTGATGGGCGTACTCGACCATAAAACCGCCGCATCTGGACTTGGCTCACATATCATTATGTTAATGCTTGGCGGCTTCATGATGGCAAAAGCACTAGAACGCACGGGCGCTCATCAGCGCTTTGCCGTATTGATCTTGCGGCGCGTCGGCCCGAATAGCGCAAAACGCTTGGTTGCCGCGTTTATGTTGTCAGGAGCGTTGCTGTCAATGTGGGTCAGCAATACTGCAACTTGCTTAATGCTAATGCCCATTGCGCTCGCATGCTTAAAACAAGTAAACCAGCCCAAACTGACCGCCCCGTTGATTATTGCTATCGCGTATACGTGCTCAATTGGAGGCATTGCCACTCTGGTGGGAACCCCGCCAAACGTGATTTTCGCCGGTGTATTCGTTGAAGTCATCGGACGCGAATTTGGCTTTCTCGACTGGATGAAAATAGGCGTACCGGTGGTACTTGTACTACTACCAGTAACTTGGCTATGGCTAACTCGCAATGTGAGCGGGGAATGCTCAGTCACGCTTCCCAACGCCACACCGTGGAGCAACGATGAAAAACGCGTGGTTTGGGTTTTTGCGTTAATCGTCTTTCTATGGATATTTCGCTCTCAGCCCTTTGGTGGTTGGACCGGGCTATTAGACGCCAGCGGCATTGGGGATTCTACCGTGGCCTTGTTAGGTGCCGCATTAATGTTCGTGGTCCGCTCTGAGCGTGGCGGCGGTTTGCTAGACTGGCCGACTGCTCGCTCGATTCCGTGGAGTATCTTACTTATGTTTGGCGCCGGAATCACCATCGCTAAAGCTTTTTTTGAGAGTGGCCTTGCCGACCTTATCGGCGCACAAATGAGTGGCGTGGTTGGCGCGCTCCCCATTTACGTGGTAATGCTGATGATCTGCTTGGGCATCACTTTTTTCACCGAAATCAATTCAAATCTAGCCACCACCACATTAGTGCTACCGATTTTAGCTGCCACCGCCGCCAGCACTGGCATGGCCCCAGAGTTATTAATGATACCGGCCACCATATCGGCATCTTGTGCATTTATGTTGCCGGTCGCAACCGCTCCTAACGCCATCGCTTACGCAACAGAACAGATCAGCGTGCGGCAAATGCTGCGTGAAGGCTTGGTGTTAAATATTCTATTTGCATTCATCATTAGCGCGTTGTGCTATGTGATTCTTTGA
- a CDS encoding OprO/OprP family phosphate-selective porin: MKIKLIAALVAATTMASTTANAEVEVSTKGGLKVTSGDYKFEAGGRIMYDYNRSELNGEVDENDLDLRRGRIFVKGNVSKNWAFKSQFNIDGSGIEDAYLRYTGWGKGATVTIGNQKMPFGLEELTSSKDISVLERSAITERYAVGRAEGVQLSGKGGKSTYGIGVFTDDETDADIGFAARYTFAPLKTDSSVFHLGIAYKDINEDSALGFEAAYATGPFHIQAEIIDGEEGDADDLSGYYVQAGYIFTGESRPYKDGVFKRVEPKGKAGAWEMVARYEDGDGNHSDIELGSDDASAYTLGVNYYAHKNVKIGVNYTDGESNTSSDDGSEFRVRFQLTF, encoded by the coding sequence ATGAAAATTAAATTGATCGCGGCTCTGGTAGCTGCAACTACGATGGCGTCAACTACCGCCAATGCAGAAGTCGAAGTGTCTACCAAAGGCGGCTTGAAAGTCACTAGTGGTGACTATAAGTTCGAGGCAGGCGGCCGAATCATGTATGACTACAACCGGTCTGAGTTGAACGGTGAAGTTGATGAAAACGATCTAGACCTACGTCGCGGACGCATTTTTGTAAAAGGTAATGTGTCTAAGAATTGGGCGTTCAAGTCACAATTTAATATCGACGGCAGTGGTATCGAAGATGCTTACTTGCGTTACACAGGTTGGGGTAAAGGCGCGACGGTTACTATTGGTAACCAAAAAATGCCTTTCGGCCTAGAAGAGCTAACGTCATCGAAGGACATCAGTGTATTAGAGCGTTCTGCGATTACTGAACGTTATGCGGTTGGCCGTGCAGAAGGTGTACAGCTGTCTGGTAAAGGTGGCAAATCAACTTACGGCATTGGTGTCTTTACCGATGATGAAACAGATGCTGACATCGGTTTTGCTGCACGTTACACGTTTGCGCCGCTTAAGACTGACAGTTCAGTATTTCACTTAGGCATTGCGTACAAAGACATTAACGAAGATTCAGCACTCGGTTTCGAAGCTGCCTACGCTACCGGACCATTTCACATTCAAGCCGAGATTATTGATGGCGAAGAAGGTGACGCCGATGATTTGAGTGGTTACTACGTTCAGGCTGGGTATATTTTTACTGGCGAGTCTCGCCCGTATAAAGACGGTGTGTTCAAGCGCGTAGAGCCAAAGGGCAAGGCTGGGGCATGGGAAATGGTCGCTCGCTACGAAGACGGCGATGGCAATCACTCCGATATTGAACTTGGTTCAGATGACGCGTCGGCCTACACCTTGGGCGTGAACTACTACGCACATAAGAACGTTAAAATCGGTGTTAATTACACTGATGGCGAAAGTAATACCTCGAGCGACGATGGTAGTGAGTTTCGTGTGCGC